The Benincasa hispida cultivar B227 chromosome 11, ASM972705v1, whole genome shotgun sequence genome has a segment encoding these proteins:
- the LOC120089977 gene encoding uncharacterized protein LOC120089977: MNALVVFLLAVVWFPVIGGVTAASTAVVKVGNVSKVEDAVNFRIYYGQSFKVIKNAIDGKSYLLIQNNSKMAGRTKYCTSRIKSYVIPLTNYSVDTDLFPVSFFELLGLLGSLKGITSERVTSECVLKQYEKGDIQIINKTETQQLAQFAAHFVADVDQPQSCNFATFLPSSEDTPLQRAEWIKFLGAFANLEARATQIYSAIKENYMCLKNIATTRKTFKPIVAWMGYYDGIWSFTKDAYKLKYIEDAGGENVDDSINKITYNVSNPDDLDAFHGILCTVEVIIDETFTSDPATYNLSTFLQLINIQDQSCLSFLSTQSIWRFDKRFHNSNAFDWFDGAISQPQLVLADIIEVLFPTGNFTTTYFRNLAKEGVTNIGSEMCERDSSSALEPTIIACG, encoded by the exons ATGAATGCATTGGTGGTGTTTCTCTTAGCCGTCGTCTGGTTTCCGGTTATTGGGGGAGTGACGGCGGCTTCTACGGCGGTGGTGAAGGTGGGGAATGTTTCGAAGGTTGAAGATGCAGTGAATTTCAGGATTTATTATGGACAGTCGTTTAAAGTTATTAAGAACGCCATTGATGGCAAGAGCTACCTTCTCATTCag AATAATTCAAAGATGGCAGGAAGAACCAAGTATTGCACTTCAAGGATCAAATCGTATGTCATCCCTTTGACTAATTACTCGGTAGATACCGACCTTTTTCCAG TTTCCTTTTTCGAG CTTCTAGGGTTATTAGGAAGCTTGAAGGGGATAACGTCGGAGAGGGTGACGTCAGAATGCGTATTAAAGCAATACGAAAAAGGAGACATTCAGATTATAAATAAAACGGAAACACAACAGCTGGCACAGTTTGCGGCTCACTTCGTTGCTGACGTGGACCAACCACAGTCCTGCAATTTTGCCACGTTTCTTCCTTCCTCCGAGGATACTCCTTTGCAA AGAGCAGAGTGGATAAAATTCTTGGGAGCTTTTGCAAACCTGGAGGCAAGAGCCACTCAAATTTACAGTGCG ATCAAAGAAAATTACATGTGCCTGAAGAATATAGCAACCACTAGAAAGACTTTCAAACCCATTGTCGCTTGGATGGGTTACTATGAT GGCATATGGTCTTTCACAAAGGATGCCTACAAGCTTAAG TATATAGAAGATGCAGGAGGAGAAAATGTGGATGACTCCATCAACAAAATCACATACAACGTCTCTAATCCCGATGACTTAGATGCCTTTCATGGTATCCTTTGT ACGGTGGAAGTGATCATCGATGAAACATTTACATCAGATCCAGCTACGTACAACTTGTCCACGTTTCTTCAACTAATCAACATTCAAGACCAATCTTGCCTCTCTTTTCTTTCCACTCAAAGCATTTGGCGATTTGACAAACGATTTCACAACTCCAACGCTTTCG ATTGGTTCGACGGAGCAATCTCACAACCGCAGTTGGTATTGGCAGACATCATAGAGGTTTTGTTCCCTACGGGCAATTTCACAACAACCTATTTTAGGAACTTGGCAAAg